Proteins found in one Streptomyces sp. NBC_00461 genomic segment:
- a CDS encoding enoyl-CoA hydratase/isomerase family protein, whose amino-acid sequence MSLPASAEPVRIVRHPDGVVEVRLDDPGRGNALDLRTAQALRDTTAEVAADPGGAVLLRAAGGSFCVGGDLRAFAGRGTETGAYVRAVATAAHAAIQALHDLPVPVVTAVRGAAAGGGIGLALVGDIVLAARSARFRLAYTAIGLTPDCGASWFLPRLAGPRLAADLILTNRVLTGDDAERLGLVSRSVNDEQLDDAAHRTAAGLAAGAGDALRAAKGLLRAGAGEELRRHLAEEARLIALLADGEEAQDRMASFLAARGRSKAGDSGTGAREPESVS is encoded by the coding sequence ATGAGCCTCCCCGCGAGCGCCGAGCCGGTCCGGATCGTGCGCCACCCCGACGGTGTCGTGGAGGTGAGGCTGGACGATCCCGGGCGGGGCAACGCCCTGGACCTCAGGACCGCGCAGGCACTGCGGGACACGACCGCCGAGGTGGCGGCGGACCCAGGTGGTGCGGTCCTGCTGCGGGCGGCGGGCGGCAGCTTCTGCGTGGGCGGTGACCTGCGCGCATTCGCCGGTCGCGGCACGGAGACCGGCGCCTATGTGCGCGCCGTGGCGACCGCCGCGCACGCCGCGATACAGGCTCTGCACGACCTGCCGGTGCCCGTGGTGACCGCCGTGCGCGGCGCGGCCGCGGGCGGCGGGATCGGTCTCGCCCTGGTGGGTGACATCGTCCTGGCGGCGCGGTCCGCGCGCTTCCGGCTGGCGTACACGGCGATCGGGCTCACTCCGGACTGCGGGGCCTCGTGGTTCCTGCCGCGTCTGGCGGGTCCCCGCCTGGCGGCGGACCTGATCCTCACCAACCGGGTCCTGACCGGCGACGACGCCGAACGGTTGGGCCTGGTCTCCCGGTCCGTGAACGACGAGCAACTGGACGACGCGGCGCACCGGACCGCCGCCGGTCTGGCCGCCGGCGCCGGTGACGCGCTGCGCGCCGCGAAGGGTCTGCTGCGCGCCGGCGCCGGTGAAGAGCTGCGCCGTCATCTCGCCGAAGAGGCGCGACTGATCGCCTTGCTGGCGGACGGCGAGGAGGCACAGGACCGCATGGCGTCGTTCCTCGCCGCCCGGGGCCGCTCGAAGGCGGGCGACAGCGGGACCGGGGCCCGGGAACCCGAAAGTGTTTCTTGA
- a CDS encoding acyl-CoA dehydrogenase family protein has protein sequence MPIQFDVDPPVAQLAASTAEFVRDVVIPAERECGGSVHDAPEALREALQKGAREAGVFAPHVPTRWGGHGLDLRGQAVVFEAAGYSLLGPLALNCAAPDEGNMHLLEKVATEEQKQKYLRPLAAGETRSCFAMTEPAPGAGADPRSLRTTATRVPGGWRIDGRKWFITGADGAGFAIVMARTSGSPGDPGGATMFLVDADTPGMRIVRTIETLDESLFAGHSEIVFEGCVVGEEQVLGAVDRGFDGAQVRLGPARLTHCMRWLGAARRAQEVALERAGSRTAFGSVLGDLGMVQQMLADSEIDIEASRALILRTAWELDTGSAAAVQLTSVSKTFVAEAVNRVVDRAVQICGALGISAADAPLARLLREVRPFRIYDGPSETHRFAIARRAVRPYRQPRTGAADGS, from the coding sequence GTGCCCATCCAGTTCGATGTAGATCCGCCTGTTGCCCAACTCGCCGCGTCCACCGCCGAGTTCGTACGCGATGTGGTGATCCCGGCCGAGCGCGAGTGCGGCGGGTCCGTGCACGACGCTCCCGAGGCCCTGCGGGAAGCCCTGCAGAAAGGTGCGCGTGAGGCGGGTGTGTTCGCTCCCCATGTGCCGACGCGGTGGGGCGGCCACGGGCTCGACCTGCGCGGGCAGGCGGTGGTGTTCGAAGCCGCGGGCTACTCGCTGCTCGGACCACTGGCGCTGAACTGCGCGGCCCCGGACGAGGGCAACATGCACCTGCTGGAGAAGGTGGCCACCGAAGAGCAGAAGCAGAAGTACCTGCGGCCGCTCGCCGCGGGCGAGACACGATCCTGCTTCGCCATGACCGAACCGGCGCCCGGGGCGGGTGCCGATCCCCGCTCCTTGCGGACCACCGCGACCCGGGTCCCCGGTGGCTGGCGCATCGACGGCCGCAAATGGTTCATCACCGGGGCCGACGGGGCCGGCTTCGCCATCGTCATGGCCCGCACCTCCGGCAGTCCCGGCGACCCGGGTGGCGCCACCATGTTCCTGGTCGACGCCGACACCCCCGGCATGCGCATCGTCCGGACCATCGAGACGCTGGACGAGTCGCTCTTCGCGGGGCACAGCGAGATCGTCTTCGAGGGGTGCGTGGTGGGGGAGGAGCAGGTGCTCGGCGCGGTGGACCGCGGTTTCGACGGCGCCCAGGTCCGGCTCGGTCCCGCCCGGCTGACCCACTGCATGCGCTGGCTGGGAGCCGCGCGCCGCGCCCAGGAGGTGGCACTGGAGAGGGCGGGCAGCCGGACCGCGTTCGGCTCGGTGCTGGGGGACCTCGGCATGGTCCAGCAGATGCTGGCCGACTCCGAGATCGACATCGAGGCGAGCCGCGCGCTGATCCTGCGTACCGCCTGGGAGTTGGACACCGGCTCCGCCGCCGCCGTGCAACTCACCTCCGTGTCGAAGACTTTCGTGGCGGAGGCGGTGAACCGGGTGGTGGACCGGGCGGTGCAGATCTGCGGAGCGCTCGGTATCTCGGCAGCCGACGCCCCGCTGGCCCGTCTGCTCAGGGAGGTGCGGCCGTTCCGGATCTACGACGGCCCTTCGGAGACGCACCGTTTCGCCATTGCGCGCCGCGCGGTGCGGCCCTACCGACAGCCGCGAACCGGTGCCGCCGACGGCTCATGA
- a CDS encoding TetR/AcrR family transcriptional regulator: MSGIVEPAGAEAARQLPEGQGMGPPEGDAGQDRSFRRALLDAALGVFAERGYTDAGLTEIAARSGVPVGSLFQHYGGKRGLYLALWEEFREEQERRTAATLTAERARGVDDPVALFVAGSRAYLEGAWDNRRLGRLLVQDDGPAGFDALRRQWDRAWVRRNARLLEVDERRRAGRVRVSVLTTVIGGAARELGDCGDETEAREIVDEVCGILIHLSAPPG; the protein is encoded by the coding sequence GTGAGCGGCATCGTGGAGCCCGCCGGGGCCGAGGCGGCGCGTCAGCTGCCGGAAGGGCAAGGCATGGGCCCGCCGGAGGGCGACGCCGGTCAGGACCGCTCGTTCCGGCGTGCGCTGCTGGACGCCGCGCTGGGGGTGTTCGCCGAGCGCGGTTACACCGACGCCGGCCTCACCGAGATCGCGGCACGCTCCGGCGTCCCGGTGGGCAGCCTCTTCCAGCACTACGGGGGAAAGCGAGGGCTTTACCTCGCCCTCTGGGAGGAGTTCCGGGAGGAGCAGGAGCGCCGGACCGCGGCCACGCTGACCGCCGAGCGCGCCCGTGGCGTGGACGACCCCGTCGCCCTCTTCGTGGCGGGATCCAGGGCCTACCTGGAGGGCGCCTGGGACAACCGGCGGCTCGGCAGACTCCTCGTGCAGGACGACGGCCCGGCGGGTTTCGACGCGCTGCGTCGCCAGTGGGACCGCGCGTGGGTACGGCGCAACGCCCGGCTCCTGGAGGTGGACGAGCGGCGACGCGCCGGCCGGGTCCGGGTGAGCGTACTGACCACCGTCATCGGAGGGGCGGCGCGCGAGCTGGGCGACTGCGGGGACGAGACGGAGGCCCGGGAGATCGTGGACGAGGTGTGCGGCATCCTGATCCATCTGTCGGCACCGCCCGGCTGA
- a CDS encoding PucR family transcriptional regulator: MPRGPALGIPRLSEPLRRERRRILHAVHDRIEEVAETAVEVMRAEIPSYALQDERFFHDVRDQVLEHYRMQLAALAGDRDIAPEDLVFSRGAAMRRARAGFALEDWISAFRVGRQVLWDALLDCAGTSAEAQQAALSLVTPLMRYVDYASTHAAQAYVEYQQHVVADADRERRDLLDQLLAGMAPTRGPLSAAAQAYGIGPRSPMMAVVAVCVDDTRTGDLTSAESGYATSASISIAGPWAGRTLVVVRHGEVVAVPVVRAGMNAEDICAHFEAVQRRLAREGTMLSMGISTVALGASELPRAYAEARAVLDLVPSGGGVAALPRLSPFDYLALRADGLARQLVDPRVRVLLEEDRRRGDTLAATIRTFAEADLNLRLAADRLRVHHNTAHYRLRRIEERTGRNPRRIADLLELLVALAIRDGAGEGGDRQ; this comes from the coding sequence ATGCCGCGCGGTCCCGCCCTGGGCATCCCCAGACTCTCCGAACCGCTCCGCCGCGAGCGCCGGCGGATCCTGCACGCCGTCCACGACCGGATCGAGGAGGTGGCGGAGACCGCCGTCGAGGTGATGCGCGCGGAGATCCCGTCGTACGCGCTGCAGGACGAGCGGTTCTTCCACGACGTACGGGATCAGGTGCTCGAGCACTACCGGATGCAGTTGGCGGCGCTGGCCGGCGACCGGGACATCGCCCCCGAAGACCTCGTGTTCAGCCGCGGGGCGGCGATGCGCAGAGCCCGCGCGGGGTTCGCCCTGGAGGACTGGATCAGTGCCTTCCGAGTCGGAAGGCAGGTGCTGTGGGACGCGCTACTGGACTGCGCGGGCACGTCCGCCGAGGCCCAGCAGGCCGCTTTGTCCCTCGTCACACCGCTGATGCGGTACGTCGACTACGCCAGCACCCATGCCGCGCAGGCATACGTCGAGTACCAGCAGCACGTGGTGGCGGACGCGGACCGGGAGCGCCGGGACCTGCTGGACCAGCTCCTGGCCGGCATGGCGCCGACGCGCGGTCCGCTGTCCGCCGCGGCGCAGGCGTACGGCATCGGACCGCGCTCGCCGATGATGGCCGTCGTGGCGGTGTGCGTCGACGACACCCGCACCGGGGACCTCACCTCGGCCGAGAGCGGGTACGCCACCAGCGCGTCGATCAGCATCGCCGGGCCCTGGGCCGGCAGAACCCTGGTCGTCGTGCGGCACGGCGAGGTGGTGGCCGTGCCCGTGGTCCGGGCCGGCATGAACGCGGAGGACATATGCGCCCACTTCGAGGCCGTGCAGCGGCGGCTCGCGCGGGAGGGAACCATGCTCTCCATGGGCATCAGCACGGTCGCACTGGGCGCGTCCGAACTGCCGCGCGCCTACGCGGAGGCGCGGGCCGTCCTCGACCTGGTGCCGAGCGGGGGCGGGGTGGCGGCGCTGCCGCGCCTGTCCCCCTTCGACTACCTGGCGCTGCGGGCCGACGGCCTCGCCCGCCAGCTGGTCGATCCCCGCGTGCGTGTGCTGCTGGAGGAGGACCGTAGACGCGGCGACACGCTGGCCGCCACCATCCGGACCTTCGCAGAGGCCGATCTCAACCTGCGGCTGGCCGCCGACCGGCTGCGGGTGCACCACAACACGGCGCACTACCGGCTGCGCCGGATCGAGGAACGCACCGGCCGCAATCCGCGCCGGATCGCCGACCTCCTGGAACTGTTGGTCGCCCTCGCCATCCGCGACGGGGCCGGAGAAGGCGGGGATCGTCAGTGA
- a CDS encoding ABC transporter ATP-binding protein: MLAVDGISVRFGGITALDGVGFTVEPGTAVGLIGPNGAGKTTLFNCLTRRCTPDAGSVRFEGEDLLALPPHAVAGRGIARTFQNLGLFPRLTVRENVMVGAHSRGRAGHLAAALRLPRVRREERELCDQADDLLRRLGLADIADHPASGLPFGTLKRVELARALAVRPRLLLLDEPVNGLSHGEVDQFADLVRSVRQDFDLTLVVVEHHMGFVMGLCDKVVCLDFGRKIAEGSSEEIQRDAAVIEAYLGVPA, encoded by the coding sequence ATGCTCGCGGTCGACGGTATCAGCGTGCGTTTCGGCGGGATCACGGCTCTGGACGGCGTCGGGTTCACCGTCGAGCCGGGCACCGCCGTAGGGCTCATCGGGCCCAATGGAGCCGGCAAGACCACCTTGTTCAACTGCCTCACCAGGCGCTGCACCCCCGATGCGGGATCGGTGCGGTTCGAGGGTGAGGACCTGCTCGCCCTTCCGCCGCACGCCGTGGCCGGGCGCGGCATCGCCCGCACCTTCCAGAACCTCGGCCTGTTCCCGCGGCTCACGGTTCGGGAGAACGTCATGGTCGGCGCCCACAGCCGGGGGCGCGCCGGACACCTCGCCGCGGCGCTCCGGCTGCCCCGCGTACGGCGAGAGGAGAGGGAACTATGTGACCAGGCGGATGACCTGCTACGGCGCCTCGGCCTGGCGGACATCGCAGACCACCCCGCCTCCGGGCTGCCGTTCGGCACGCTCAAACGCGTCGAACTCGCCAGGGCCCTCGCGGTACGGCCGCGGCTGCTGTTGCTCGACGAACCCGTCAACGGGCTCAGCCACGGCGAGGTCGACCAATTCGCGGATCTGGTCCGGTCGGTGCGCCAGGACTTCGACCTCACCCTCGTGGTGGTCGAACACCACATGGGCTTCGTGATGGGCCTGTGCGACAAGGTGGTCTGTCTCGACTTCGGCCGCAAGATCGCCGAGGGCTCGTCCGAGGAGATCCAGCGCGACGCGGCGGTCATCGAGGCCTACCTGGGGGTGCCCGCATGA
- a CDS encoding ABC transporter ATP-binding protein — protein MSEPTTDPTEFAQSVEPDFLKVTDLHAGYGQARVLQGLDFSVARGEVCAILGPNGAGKTTTLRALCGMVRGRGSITLNGTELLGRSPEQAARLGVAHVPEGRGTFNELSVEENLRIGAHLRTGLLRGRAERAAVADDLERIYGYFPKLRQRSGQAAGSLSGGEQQMLAIGRALMLRPSLLLLDEPSLGLAPLVTRELFEIVRAVNEEERTTVVVVEQNAQLALDIAHRAHVLEAGRLVLSGPAQQIREDGQVAEVYLGVSVSARKTG, from the coding sequence ATGAGCGAGCCCACCACCGATCCCACCGAGTTCGCGCAGAGCGTGGAGCCGGACTTCCTGAAGGTCACCGACCTGCACGCCGGGTACGGCCAGGCCCGTGTGCTCCAGGGCCTCGACTTCTCCGTCGCCCGCGGCGAGGTGTGCGCGATCCTCGGGCCCAACGGCGCGGGCAAGACCACGACGCTGCGGGCACTGTGCGGCATGGTCCGCGGCCGAGGCTCGATCACCTTGAACGGTACGGAGCTGCTGGGCCGCTCGCCCGAGCAGGCCGCCCGGCTCGGCGTGGCGCATGTGCCCGAGGGCCGGGGCACGTTCAACGAGCTGAGCGTCGAGGAGAACCTGCGCATCGGCGCCCACCTGCGCACCGGTCTCCTGCGTGGCCGTGCCGAGCGCGCGGCCGTCGCGGACGACCTGGAACGGATCTACGGCTACTTCCCCAAACTGCGCCAGCGGTCGGGTCAGGCCGCAGGCAGCCTCAGCGGCGGGGAGCAGCAGATGCTCGCCATCGGCAGGGCGCTGATGCTGCGGCCCTCGCTGCTGCTCCTGGACGAGCCGTCCCTGGGGCTCGCGCCGCTGGTCACCCGCGAGCTGTTCGAGATCGTCCGTGCCGTCAACGAGGAGGAACGCACCACCGTGGTCGTCGTCGAGCAGAACGCCCAGCTCGCGCTGGACATCGCGCACCGGGCGCACGTACTGGAGGCCGGCCGCCTGGTGCTGTCCGGACCGGCTCAGCAGATCCGCGAGGACGGACAGGTCGCCGAGGTGTACCTCGGTGTCTCCGTCAGCGCCCGGAAGACCGGGTGA
- a CDS encoding branched-chain amino acid ABC transporter permease, with protein sequence MTELLQQVVEGLGSGAVYASLALALVLIHRFTGIVNFAQGELAMLSTYVAWQLVASGMPFWQALPVTLAVSFAGGMLVERIVIRPVQGAPELTVVIVTVGLFIFVNALAGLIWSFTVKDFPQPFPDGGLDLAGVRVDWSTLGIIGVVAVVMGLLYLLFQHTSVGLVMRAVACNPASARLSGIPVGRVLMLGWGLAATVGAVSGVLVAPLLFLEPNMMGGVLIYAFAAATLGGFDSPLGAVVGGLFVGVAETLTGAYIDVIGADLKVGVPLVIILAVLLVRPQGLFGRAAVERA encoded by the coding sequence GTGACCGAACTTCTCCAGCAAGTGGTGGAAGGACTGGGCTCCGGCGCGGTGTACGCCAGCCTGGCGCTGGCCCTGGTTCTGATCCACCGGTTCACGGGGATCGTCAACTTCGCGCAGGGCGAGCTGGCCATGCTCTCCACGTACGTCGCCTGGCAGCTGGTGGCGTCCGGGATGCCGTTCTGGCAGGCGCTGCCGGTCACCCTCGCGGTGTCCTTCGCCGGCGGCATGCTGGTCGAGCGGATCGTCATCCGCCCCGTGCAGGGCGCGCCCGAGCTGACGGTGGTCATCGTCACGGTCGGCCTGTTCATCTTCGTCAACGCGCTGGCCGGCCTGATCTGGTCGTTCACCGTGAAGGACTTCCCGCAGCCCTTCCCCGACGGCGGGCTCGACCTGGCCGGGGTGCGGGTCGACTGGTCGACGCTCGGGATCATCGGCGTGGTGGCCGTCGTGATGGGCCTGCTGTATCTGCTGTTCCAGCACACTTCCGTCGGCCTGGTGATGCGGGCGGTCGCCTGCAACCCGGCCTCCGCCCGGCTGTCGGGCATCCCGGTGGGCCGAGTGCTGATGCTCGGCTGGGGGCTGGCCGCGACGGTCGGCGCCGTGTCGGGCGTGCTCGTCGCCCCGCTGCTGTTCCTGGAGCCCAACATGATGGGCGGAGTGCTGATCTACGCGTTCGCCGCGGCCACCCTCGGGGGCTTCGACAGCCCCCTGGGTGCGGTCGTCGGCGGCCTGTTCGTGGGCGTCGCCGAGACGCTGACCGGGGCGTACATCGATGTGATCGGCGCCGACCTGAAGGTGGGCGTTCCCCTGGTGATCATCCTGGCGGTGCTGCTGGTACGACCCCAGGGCCTCTTCGGACGGGCGGCGGTGGAACGCGCATGA
- a CDS encoding branched-chain amino acid ABC transporter permease, translated as MSTIIATPGTDRARRLRAALTVLLAAAVAVGAPFYFAPFQVFQLTMVLLYAVALAGLNLLVGFGGQISLGHGAFFAAGAYTAAVMLDRYDTGHLATLPVAAAGCFLLGLGFGVPALRLRGLYLALVTLSFAVFLPPLLKRLEPLTGGSMGLTVDKLQPPAWSGLAEDQWMYFVVLGVTAVALLLARNLLRSRVGRALLAARDNESAAEVMGVRLSLHKTLAFAWSAMFAGVAGCLYTWVIGFVSPDSFNFVLSITLLAGLVVGGLASLYGPLLGAAFVMYVPSVSQDLSEAAPGVVFGLLIIVLMFVAPTGLAGLPGRVRAGVTRRPPRTTDALDRTPEAVSVPEAEPAPDAEPKSQAASGPSAPHAAADPAVVDAEPVGAPPRTEKE; from the coding sequence ATGAGCACGATCATCGCCACACCCGGCACGGACCGCGCACGGCGCCTGCGCGCCGCGCTCACCGTGCTGCTCGCGGCGGCGGTCGCCGTCGGCGCACCGTTCTACTTCGCCCCCTTCCAGGTCTTCCAGCTGACCATGGTGCTGTTGTACGCCGTGGCGCTGGCCGGTCTGAACCTACTGGTCGGCTTCGGCGGGCAGATCTCGCTCGGGCACGGCGCGTTCTTCGCGGCGGGTGCCTACACGGCGGCGGTGATGCTCGACCGGTACGACACCGGACACCTGGCCACGCTGCCGGTCGCAGCCGCCGGATGCTTCCTGCTGGGCCTCGGGTTCGGAGTGCCCGCGCTGCGGCTGCGCGGGCTGTACCTGGCCCTGGTCACCCTCTCGTTCGCGGTGTTCCTGCCGCCCCTGCTCAAGCGGCTGGAACCGCTGACGGGCGGCTCCATGGGCCTGACCGTGGACAAGCTGCAGCCGCCCGCGTGGAGCGGGCTGGCCGAGGACCAGTGGATGTACTTCGTCGTCCTCGGCGTCACCGCGGTGGCCCTGCTGCTCGCCCGCAACCTGCTGCGCTCCCGGGTCGGCAGGGCACTGCTCGCCGCGCGGGACAACGAGAGCGCCGCCGAGGTCATGGGCGTACGGCTGTCGCTGCACAAGACCCTCGCCTTCGCATGGAGCGCGATGTTCGCGGGTGTCGCCGGGTGTCTGTACACCTGGGTGATCGGCTTCGTCTCGCCCGACTCCTTCAACTTCGTTCTGTCCATCACGCTGCTGGCCGGCCTGGTGGTCGGGGGGCTCGCCTCGCTGTACGGGCCCCTGCTGGGGGCGGCGTTCGTGATGTACGTGCCGAGCGTCTCCCAGGACCTCAGCGAGGCGGCACCGGGAGTGGTGTTCGGCCTGCTGATCATCGTGCTGATGTTCGTGGCCCCGACGGGACTGGCCGGTCTGCCGGGCCGTGTCCGGGCCGGTGTCACCCGTCGCCCGCCCCGCACCACCGACGCCCTCGACCGGACGCCCGAGGCCGTATCCGTGCCCGAGGCAGAACCCGCGCCCGACGCAGAGCCGAAGTCCCAGGCCGCATCCGGCCCCTCCGCGCCCCACGCCGCCGCGGACCCCGCAGTTGTCGACGCCGAACCCGTGGGCGCACCGCCCCGCACGGAAAAGGAATGA
- a CDS encoding ABC transporter substrate-binding protein — translation MRKTTALQAAAAAAAALLTATACASQRGEDDQGTAADGACKGQQTTGITDTTIKLGGIYPLSGPASAYGTISKGVAAYFKYVNAQGGIDGRKIEFVVRDDGYQPPKAVEEARRLVEQEKVFAVFQTLGTPSTAAVWDYLNKQKVPQPFVATGASVWGTDDKHPWTIGWQPNYVAEARVYAKYLKDAKPKAKVAVLYQNDDFGKDLLGGFQKAVAGSGIKVVAKESYEVTAPSVSAQMTNLARSKADVLLNITTPKFGSQALAADAKNTKWNPLHIVNNVASSAAVLQPVGFKNVQGVVSATYFKDPADPQWANDPEMKTYTNAMHKYAPDADPANQFNAYGWAAASSLHQALDAMKCPTREGLRDAVRNLKEVKVNMLLPGVTLSTGHGDAFPIETMQLMRFKGERWQLFGKPVDTREEFGPLAK, via the coding sequence ATGCGCAAGACCACTGCTCTGCAGGCAGCCGCTGCCGCTGCCGCCGCCCTGCTCACCGCGACCGCGTGCGCCAGCCAGCGAGGCGAGGACGACCAGGGCACCGCCGCCGACGGTGCCTGCAAGGGCCAGCAGACCACCGGCATCACCGACACGACCATCAAGCTGGGCGGGATCTACCCGCTGTCGGGACCGGCCTCCGCGTACGGCACGATCAGCAAGGGCGTGGCCGCCTACTTCAAGTACGTCAACGCCCAGGGCGGCATAGACGGCCGCAAGATCGAGTTCGTCGTCCGCGACGACGGCTACCAGCCTCCCAAGGCGGTCGAGGAGGCCCGCAGACTGGTCGAGCAGGAGAAGGTCTTCGCCGTGTTCCAGACACTGGGCACCCCGTCGACGGCAGCCGTGTGGGACTACCTCAACAAGCAGAAGGTGCCGCAGCCCTTCGTCGCGACGGGCGCCTCCGTCTGGGGCACGGACGACAAGCACCCCTGGACCATCGGGTGGCAGCCCAACTACGTGGCCGAGGCACGGGTGTACGCCAAGTACCTCAAGGACGCTAAGCCGAAGGCCAAGGTCGCAGTCCTCTACCAGAACGACGACTTCGGCAAGGACCTGCTCGGCGGATTCCAGAAGGCCGTCGCCGGCAGCGGCATCAAGGTGGTCGCCAAGGAGAGCTACGAGGTCACCGCCCCCTCCGTCTCCGCACAGATGACCAACCTCGCCCGCTCCAAGGCGGACGTACTGCTCAACATCACCACGCCCAAGTTCGGCAGCCAGGCCCTCGCCGCCGATGCCAAGAACACCAAGTGGAACCCGCTGCACATCGTGAACAACGTGGCCTCGTCCGCCGCCGTGCTCCAGCCCGTCGGGTTCAAGAACGTTCAGGGCGTGGTCTCGGCGACCTACTTCAAGGACCCTGCCGACCCGCAGTGGGCGAACGACCCCGAGATGAAGACGTACACGAACGCCATGCACAAGTACGCCCCCGACGCCGACCCGGCCAACCAGTTCAACGCCTACGGCTGGGCCGCCGCATCCAGCCTGCACCAGGCCCTGGACGCGATGAAGTGCCCGACCAGGGAGGGGCTGCGGGACGCGGTGCGCAACCTCAAGGAGGTGAAGGTGAACATGCTGCTGCCCGGAGTCACCCTGTCCACGGGCCACGGCGACGCCTTCCCGATCGAGACGATGCAGCTGATGCGGTTCAAGGGCGAGCGGTGGCAGCTGTTCGGCAAGCCGGTCGACACCCGCGAGGAGTTCGGCCCACTGGCGAAGTGA